A window of the Arachis duranensis cultivar V14167 chromosome 5, aradu.V14167.gnm2.J7QH, whole genome shotgun sequence genome harbors these coding sequences:
- the LOC107490833 gene encoding receptor-like protein EIX2, which yields MMRNYILKCVYALVLLMLYDAGSIHGEVKCIEKERQALLSFKEGINDPWDVLSTWRDDDCCKWQGIVCSNQTGHVLHLHLHGWGSHYLIGQANISMLIDLKNLEYLDLSYNDFFDSHISKHIGLFTKLRYINLSYCGFFGNIPYQIGNLSQLQYLDINHNYLDGAIPYQLKHLGQLQYLGLRGYAEFSGTIPFQSGDLPLLHTLKLGGDFVLKTKDAEWMSNLSFLKNLDFASLSIGNSYQWLQMIRKHILKLTELRLSNCNLSDNDVEFLVDIHSNYSFIPSLTILDFSYNMLTSSTFQLLSNFGSNLRELYLSHNSIDLSHLHYTNFPSLASLDLSYNNLSSSVFQGNFNFGSNLQELDLSNCNLMDTSFLMSSTSIMNSSYSLVVLHLSSNLLKSSNIFHWIFNFTASLHTLDLSGNLLEGPIPNSLDKAMNCVEYLDLSNNKLQGEIPHFFGNICTLQTLNLHMFHELYLSYNQITGVIPKSIILLSELESLTLQNNSLQGEITESHLTALSKLKYLHLSQNSLSLKFVPGWNPPFQLIDLRLASCRLGPSFPSWLYAQNNLYSLDISDAGINGSVPEWFWYKLQVVGYSLNMSHNNFVGAIPSLPLRFPLTAACIDLSSNKFEGAIPPFLLHSSSLILSKNKFSDISSMLYESNTGRNLGTLVLANNQLKGLLPDCWDSISSLLFLDLSNNNLIGKIPPSIGSLVKLEALVLRNNRFTGKLPSSLKNCTNLFLLDVSENFLSGPIPSWIGESLQQLIVLSMSGNLISRYTFNITVMWKGVKCGFKNPELRLNSIDLSSNHFTGEIPNEIVYLVGLVSLNLSRNNLSGEIPSQIGNITSLESLDLSRNHISGTIPSSLSQIDNLGVLELSNNSLYGRIPPGRHMDTFDASSFEGNHNLCGTQLNKTCPGDMPEVKPQEPTRHDDADDNSDFYEALYMSLGFGFFTGFWGLLGPLLFWRSWRIAYLRFLNQVADYIYVTVAVYVAKFHKTARGVQY from the exons ATGATGAGAAATTACATTTTGAAATGTGTGTATGCATTAGTGCTACTTATGTTATATGATGCAGGATCAATCCATGGAGAAGTGAAATGCATTGAGAAAGAGAGGCAAGCACTCCTCAGCTTCAAAGAAGGCATAAATGATCCTTGGGACGTGCTGTCAACATGGAGGGACGATGATTGTTGCAAATGGCAGGGAATTGTATGCAGCAATCAAACAGGTCATGTACTCCACCTTCATCTCCATGGATGGGGTTCTCATTATTTGATTGGTCAAGCGAATATTTCCATGTTGATTGACTTGAAAAATCTTGAATATTTAGATCTCAGTTACAATGATTTTTTTGACAGTCATATCTCAAAACACATTGGCTTGTTCACCAAGTTAAGATATATAAACCTGTCATATTGTGGTTTTTTTGGTAATATTCCTTATCAGATAGGGAATTTATCACAACTGCAGTACCTTGATATCAATCATAATTATCTTGATGGAGCAATTCCATATCAACTCAAACACTTGGGACAGCTACAATATCTTGGTCTTCGAGGTTATGCTGAATTTTCAGGGACAATCCCATTTCAGAGTGGTGATCTTCCATTGCTGCACACTCTCAAGCTTGGTGGTGACTTTGTTCTCAAAACTAAAGATGCAGAGTGGATGTCTAATCTCTCATTTTTAAAGAATCTTGACTTTGCTTCATTGAGTATTGGCAACTCTTATCAATGGCTTCAAATGATTCGTAAGCATATTCTGAAGTTAACAGAATTGAGGCTATCAAATTGCAATCTTTCTGATAATGATGTTGAGTTTTTGGTTGATATTCATTCCAATTATTCTTTCATTCCTTCCCTTACCATCCTTGATTTCTCTTATAATATGTTAACATCATCCACATTTCAATTGTTGTCCAACTTCGGCTCTAATCTTCGGGAGCTATATCTTTCACATAATAGTATTGATTTGTCACATCTTCATTACACAAACTTTCCTTCTCTTGCAAGCCTTGACCTTTCTTACAATAATCTCAGTTCATCAGTGTTTCAAGGCAATTTCAACTTTGGCTCCAACCTTCAAGAGCTAGATTTGTCAAATTGCAATCTTATGGATACAAGTTTTCTCATGTCATCTACTTCCATTATGAATTCTTCATATTCTCTTGTTGTCCTTCATCTCTCCTCTAACCTGTTGAAATCTTCAAATATATTCCACTGGATTTTCAACTTCACAGCCAGTCTTCACACCCTTGATCTTAGTGGCAACTTGTTAGAAGGTCCTATTCCAAACAGTTTAGACAAAGCAATGAACTGTGTTGAATATCTTGATCTCTCTAATAACAAGCTGCAAGGAGAAATTCCACATTTCTTCGGAAATATTTGTACCTTGCAAACACTAAACTT ACACATGTTTCATGAGCTATACTTGTCTTACAATCAAATCACTGGTGTGATACCTAAAAGCATCATATTGTTATCTGAGTTGGAGTCTCTGACCCTACAGAATAATTCTTTGCAGGGTGAAATCACTGAATCACATCTCACAgccctttcaaaattaaaatacttgcACTTGTCTCAAAACTCATTATCTCTAAAGTTTGTCCCAGGTTGGAATCCTCCTTTTCAGTTAATAGATTTGAGACTAGCATCTTGCAGGTTGGGTCCTAGCTTTCCAAGTTGGCTATACGctcaaaataatttatattctcTGGATATTTCAGATGCTGGGATTAATGGTTCTGTACCCGAGTGGTTTTGGTATAAGTTGCAAGTTGTTGGATATTCTTTGAATATGTCTCACAATAATTTTGTAGGTGCTATTCCAAGTTTACCGCTAAGGTTTCCACTCACCGCAGCATGTATAGATTTGAGTTCAAATAAATTCGAGGGTGCGATTCCACCTTTCTTGCTGCATTCTTCATCATtgattctctctaaaaacaaattTTCAGATATATCATCAATGTTGTATGAAAGCAACACTGGCAGGAACTTGGGAACTCTAGTTTTAGCAAACAATCAATTGAAAGGTTTGTTGCCTGACTGTTGGGATTCTATAAGCTCATTATTGTTTCTTGATCTAAGTAATAATAATCTGATAGGAAAGATTCCACCATCTATAGGCTCCCTTGTCAAATTGGAAGCTTTGGTCTTAAGAAACAATAGATTCACAGGCAAACTACCTTCTAGTTTGAAGAATTGCACCAACTTATTTTTGTTGGATGTCagtgaaaattttttatcagGTCCAATACCCTCTTGGATTGGTGAGAGTCTACAGCAATTGATAGTTCTCAGCATGTCAGGAAATC TTATTTCTAGATATACATTTAACATAACAGTAATGTGGAAAGGTGTTAAATGTGGATTTAAGAATCCAGAGTTGCGTCTAAATAGCATTGACCTCTCGAGCAATCATTTTACTGGTGAAATCCCAAATGAGATTGTGTACTTGGTTGGATTAGTTTCTTTGAATCTTTCAAGAAACAATTTGAGTGGAGAAATTCCTTCTCAAATAGGGAACATAACTTCACTAGAATCCTTAGACTTATCAAGAAACCATATATCTGGCACAATCCCCTCAAGTCTTTCTCAGATTGATAATCTAGGCGTGTTAGAGTTGTCAAACAACTCTCTTTATGGAAGAATCCCACCTGGAAGACACATGGATACCTTTGACGCATCTAGCTTTGAAGGAAATCATAATCTTTGTGGTACACAACTTAACAAAACTTGTCCTGGAGACATGCCAGAAGTAAAGCCTCAAGAACCAACAAGACATGATGATGCAGATGATAATTCAGATTTTTATGAAGCATTATACATGAGCTTAGGCTTTGGATTTTTCACTGGCTTCTGGGGCCTTTTAGGACCATTGTTGTTTTGGAGGTCTTGGAGAATTGCTTATCTCAGATTCTTGAACCAAGTGGCAGACTACATATATGTGACAGTGGCAGTATATGTAGCAAAATTTCACAAGACTGCAAG AGGTGTTCAATACTGA
- the LOC107491076 gene encoding receptor-like protein EIX2, whose protein sequence is MMSNYFLKWDYALLVVLIMLYDAGLIHGEVTCLENERQSLLRFKQGIDDPLDILSTWRDDDCCKWQRITCSNQTGHVLRLHLRGSYSHYLFGQANTSTLIDLQNLQHLDLSSNRFLNSNISEDIGLFTKLRHLNLSYSEFRGSIPYQLGKLTHLQYLDLSYNFLDGVIPYQLKHLGQLQYLCLQGNSDLSGAIPFQSGDLPLLQTLKLGGDFDLETKGAEWVSNLSFLNTLDFTSMSLGNSHHWLQMIRAIPNLSLRLPKGGSTDLSSNQFEGVIPSFLLHFSWLILSRNKFSNVSSLLCQENNIGRELGTLDLSNNQLKGSLPDCWKSLSSLLFLDLSNNNLTGKIPPSLGSLVKLEALVLRSNGFIGKLPSSLKNCTSLLLLDVSENLLSGPIPSWIGESLHQLIVLSMSGNSFSGNISKHLCYLKKIQLLDLSRNNLSNKIPTCLKNFTAMSQKSVNSTENTRLIYWHNSTYYETYGLFISRYIFNITIMWKGVKCGLKNPELLLNSIDLSSNHFTGEIPNEIVYLVGLVSLNLSRNNLSGEIPSEIGNITSLESLDLSRNHISGTIPSSLSEIDNLGMLELSNNSLYGRIPPGRHMDTFDASSFEGNHNLCGTQLNKTCPGDMPEVKPEEPTTHDDADDNSDFYEALHMSLGFGFFTGFWGLLGPLLFWRSWRIAYLRFLNKVADYIYVTVAVYVAKFHK, encoded by the exons ATGATGAGCAATTACTTTCTGAAATGGGATTATGCATTATTAGTGGTGCTTATTATGTTGTATGATGCAGGATTAATCCATGGGGAAGTTACATGCTTAGAGAATGAGAGGCAATCACTCCTCCGCTTCAAACAAGGCATAGATGATCCCTTGGACATTCTGTCAACATGGAGGGACGATGATTGTTGCAAATGGCAGCGAATTACATGCAGCAACCAAACAGGTCATGTACTCCGCCTTCATCTCCGTGGATcatattcacattatttatttGGTCAAGCCAATACCTCCACGTTGATTGACTTGCAAAATCTTCAACATTTAGATCTCAGTTCCAATAGATTTCTTAATAGTAATATCTCAGAAGACATTGGCTTGTTTACCAAGCTAAGACATCTCAATCTGTCATATTCCGAGTTTCGTGGGAGTATTCCTTATCAACTAGGCAAGCTTACACATTTACAGTATTTGGATCTCAGCTACAATTTTCTTGATGGAGTTATCCCATATCAACTCAAACACTTGGGACAACTACAATATCTCTGTCTTCAAGGGAATAGTGATCTTTCAGGAGCAATTCCTTTTCAAAGTGGTGATCTTCCATTGCTGCAAACTCTCAAGCTCGGTGGTGACTTTGATCTTGAAACTAAAGGTGCAGAATGGGTGTCTAATCTCTCCTTTTTAAATACTCTTGACTTCACGTCAATGAGTCTTGGCAACTCTCACCACTGGCTTCAAATGATTC GTGCTATTCCAAATTTATCACTAAGGCTCCCAAAAGGAGGATCTACAGATTTGAGTTCAAATCAATTCGAGGGTGTAATTCCATCCTTTTTGCTACATTTTTCTTGGTTGATTCTCTCTAGAAACAAATTTTCAAATGTATCATCACTGTTGTGTCAAGAGAACAACATTGGTAGGGAATTGGGCACTCTAGATTTATCAAACAATCAATTGAAGGGTTCATTGCCTGATTGTTGGAAATCTTTAAGCTCGCTATTGTTTCTTGATCTAAGTAATAATAACTTGACAGGGAAGATTCCACCATCCTTGGGCTCCCTTGTCAAATTGGAAGCTTTGGTCTTACGAAGCAATGGATTCATTGGCAAACTACCTTCTAGTTTGAAGAACTGCACCAGTTTACTTTTGTTGGATGTCAGTGAAAATTTGCTGTCAGGTCCAATACCCTCTTGGATCGGTGAGAGTCTACACCAATTGATAGTTTTGAGCATGTCAGGAAATAGTTTCTCTGGAAATATTTCTAAGCATCTCTGTTACCTAAAGAAAATTCAACTGTTGGATCTTTCAAGAAATAACttatcaaataaaattccaacatgTTTAAAGAATTTCACTGCAATGTCCCAAAAGAGCGTCAACTCAACTGAAAACACACGTCTTATATATTGGCACAACAGTACTTATTATGAGACTTatggtttatttatttctaGATATATATTTAACATAACAATAATGTGGAAAGGTGTTAAATGTGGATTGAAGAATCCAGAGTTGCTTCTTAATAGCATTGACCTCTCGAGCAATCATTTTACTGGTGAAATCCCAAATGAGATTGTGTACTTGGTTGGATTAGTTTCTTTGAATCTTTCAAGAAACAATTTGAGTGGAGAAATTCCTTCTGAAATAGGGAACATAACTTCACTAGAATCCCTAGACTTATCAAGAAACCATATATCTGGCACAATCCCTTCAAGTCTTTCCGAGATTGATAATCTAGGCATGTTAGAGTTGTCAAACAACTCTCTTTATGGAAGAATCCCACCTGGAAGACACATGGATACCTTTGATGCATCTAGCTTTGAAGGAAATCATAATCTTTGTGGTACACAACTTAACAAAACTTGTCCTGGAGACATGCCAGAAGTAAAGCCTGAAGAACCAACAACACATGATGATGCAGATGACAATTCAGACTTTTATGAAGCATTACACATGAGCTTAGGCTTTGGATTTTTCACTGGCTTCTGGGGTCTTTTAGGGCCATTGTTGTTTTGGAGGTCTTGGAGAATTGCTTATCTCAGATTCTTGAACAAAGTGGCGGACTACATATATGTGACAGTGGCAGTATATGTAGCAAAATTTCACAAGTGA
- the LOC110281631 gene encoding receptor-like protein EIX2, which yields MSNYFQKWDYALLVVLIMLYDAGLIHGEVTCLENERQALLSFKQGIHDDRGMLSTWSNDDCCKWQGITCGNQTGHVLRLHLRGSYSHHLSGQANISTLIDLQYLQHLDLSYNSFLGSYISEHIGLFPKLKYLNLSRADFVESIIPYQLGNLSQLQYLDISHNHFGGEIPPQLSKLTHLQYLDLSYNDLDGVIPYQLKHLGQLQYLCLQGNSDLSGAIPFQSGDLPLLHTLKLRGDFDLETQGVEWVSKLSFLNTLDFSSMSLGNSHQWLQMIRKHIPNLTELRLSDCSLSDNDVQLLFHIHSNYSSTTPLTILDFSYNMLTSSTFQLLSNLSFNLRELYLSSNDIVLSQSHYPNFPSLVSLDLSYNNLTSLLFQGNFNFGSNLEMLYLSNCSLTDTSFLVSSTSIVNSSSSIVSLHLSFNLLTSSNIFHWIFNFTANLHTLSLRDNLLKGPVPLGFDKAVNSLEYLDLSHNNLQGEIPHFFGNICTLQSLHLSYNNLSGDFSRFIQNSSWCNRHIFQELSLSYNRITGVIPKSIGLYELELMYLRGNSLKGEITESHLTSFSKLKYLSLAYNSLSLKFVPRWIPPFQLIILRLASCKLGPNFPSWLHTQNYLDYLDISNAGIHGSVPEWFWYKIHFPEFYLNMSHNNFTGAIPNLPLRPQHGRSTDLSSNQFEGVIPSFLLHFSWLILSENKFSNVSSLLCQENNIGRKLGTLDLSNNQLKGSLPDCWKSLSSLLFLDLSNNNLIGKIPPSMGSLVKLEALVLRSNGFIGKLPSSLKNCTSLFLLDVSENFLSGPIPSWIGESLHQLIVLSMSGNSFSGNLSKHLCYLKKIQLLDLSRNNLSNEIPTCLKNFTAMSKKSINSTETASLIYWYNSTYIEIYGFYFSYTFNITVMWKGVKC from the coding sequence ATGAGCAATTACTTTCAGAAATGGGATTATGCATTATTAGTGGTGCTTATTATGTTGTATGATGCAGGATTAATCCATGGGGAAGTTACATGCTTAGAGAATGAGAGGCAAGCACTCCTCAGCTTCAAACAAGGCATTCATGATGATAGGGGCATGCTGTCGACATGGAGCAACGATGATTGTTGCAAATGGCAGGGAATTACATGCGGCAACCAAACAGGTCATGTACTCCGCCTTCATCTCCGTGGATCATATTCACATCATTTATCTGGTCAAGCCAATATCTCCACTTTGATTGACTTGCAATATCTTCAACATTTAGATCTCAGTTACAATAGTTTTCTTGGTAGTTATATCTCAGAACATATTGGCTTGTTTCCCAAGTTAAAATATCTCAATCTCTCACGAGCTGATTTTGTAGAAAGTATTATTCCTTATCAACTAGGGAATTTGTCTCAACTACAGTACCTTGATATAAGTCATAATCATTTTGGTGGAGAAATCCCTCCTCAACTAAGCAAGCTTACACATTTACAGTATTTGGATCTCAGCTACAATGATCTTGATGGAGTTATCCCATATCAACTCAAACACTTGGGACAACTACAATATCTCTGTCTTCAAGGGAATAGTGATCTTTCAGGAGCAATCCCTTTTCAAAGTGGTGATCTTCCATTGCTGCACACTCTCAAGCTCCGTGGTGACTTTGATCTTGAAACTCAAGGTGTAGAATGGGTGTCTAAACTCTCCTTTTTAAATACTCTTGACTTCAGTTCAATGAGTCTTGGCAACTCTCACCAGTGGCTTCAAATGATTCGTAAGCATATTCCAAACTTAACAGAGCTGAGGCTGTCGGATTGTAGTCTTTCTGATAATGATGTTCAACTTTTGTTTCATATTCATTCTAACTATTCTTCCACTACTCCCCTTACCATCCTTGATTTCTCTTATAATATGTTGACATCATCCACATTTCAGTTGTTGTCCAACCTCAGCTTTAACCTTCGGGAGCTTTATCTTTCATCTAATGATATTGTTTTGTCACAATCTCATTACCCAAACTTTCCTTCTCTAGTGAGCCTTGACCTTTCTTATAATAATCTCACTTCATTACTGTTTCAAGGAAATTTCAACTTCGGCTCCAACCTTGAAATGCTTTATTTGTCAAATTGCAGTCTTACAGATACAAGTTTTCTGGTGTCATCTACTTCCATTGTGAATTCTTCATCTTCTATTGTTAGCCTTCATCTCTCCTTTAACCTGTTGACATCATCAAACATATTCCACTGGATTTTCAACTTCACAGCCAATCTTCACACCCTTTCTCTTCGTGACAACTTATTAAAAGGTCCTGTTCCACTAGGTTTTGACAAAGCAGTGAACTCTCTTGAATATCTCGATCTCTCTCATAACAATCTGCAAGGAGAGATTCCCCATTTCTTTGGAAACATTTGCACACTACAATCACTACACTTGTCATATAACAACTTGAGTGGGGACTTTTCAAGATTCATTCAAAATTCTTCATGGTGCAACAGACACATATTTCAGGAGCTATCTTTGTCCTACAATCGAATTACTGGTGTGATACCTAAAAGCATCGGGTTATATGAGTTGGAACTTATGTACCTACGTGGGAATTCTTTGAAGGGTGAAATCACTGAATCACATCTCACAAGCTTTTCCAAATTAAAATACTTGTCTTTGGCTTACAATTCATTATCTCTAAAGTTTGTTCCCAGATGGATTCCTCCTTTCCAGTTAATAATTTTGAGGCTAGCATCTTGCAAGTTGGGTCCTAACTTTCCAAGTTGGCTACACACTCAAAATTACTTAGATTATCTGGATATTTCTAATGCGGGGATTCATGGCTCTGTGCCGGAGTGGTTTTGGTATAAGATTCATTTTCCTGAGTTTTATTTGAATATGTCTCACAATAATTTTACAGGAGCTATTCCAAATTTACCACTAAGGCCCCAACACGGAAGATCTACAGATTTGAGTTCAAATCAATTTGAGGGTGTCATTCCATCCTTTTTGCTACATTTTTCATGGTTGATTCTCTCTGAAAACAAATTTTCAAATGTATCATCACTGTTGTGTCAAGAGAACAACATTGGTAGGAAATTGGGCACTCTAGATTTATCAAACAATCAATTGAAGGGTTCATTGCCTGATTGTTGGAAATCTTTAAGCTCACTATTGTTTCTTGATCTAAGTAATAATAACTTGATAGGGAAGATTCCACCATCCATGGGCTCCCTTGTCAAATTGGAAGCTTTGGTCTTACGAAGCAATGGATTCATTGGCAAACTACCTTCTAGTTTGAAGAACTGCACcagtttatttttgttggatGTCAGTGAAAATTTTCTGTCAGGTCCAATACCCTCTTGGATCGGTGAGAGTCTACACCAATTGATAGTTTTGAGCATGTCAGGAAATAGTTTCTCTGGAAATCTTTCTAAGCATCTCTGTTACTTGAAGAAAATTCAACTGTTGGATCTTTCCAGAAATAACTTATCAAATGAAATTCCAACATGCTTAAAGAATTTCACTGCAATGTCCAAAAAGAGCATCAACTCAACTGAAACCGCAAGTCTTATATATTGGTACAACAGTACTTATATTGAGATTtatggtttttatttttcttatacatTTAACATAACAGTAATGTGGAAAGGTGTTAAATGTTGA